The Coffea arabica cultivar ET-39 chromosome 2c, Coffea Arabica ET-39 HiFi, whole genome shotgun sequence genome includes the window AGTAATCAAATTTAGTTGAATATGAGATTTTATATTAAATATGAGTATAAAGAAACCAAATGAAGTTAAATATAAAAGTTTTTGCGGAATGTGACTTTTTCTTATCACCCTTTAAGTTTATTTACCAAGCTAATTTAAATACTTAATTGCACTTACAAATAAACCTATGTATGACAATAATAATTGATGTGCATACAtgattttttatctttttgctcAACATGTGTTTTCTTAATAATTGATGTTATAGACAaaaatggattgagaaatgcTTGCTTTGTTATTGTTGAATTTGGGTTATCTAATAATATATCATCAAACTCAAAACAGGGAATTTCAACAATGAACAACTTTTTGTCTTCTTATTTCATTACATTATGAGAAGTGCATATGCAATTCAATTTATAGTCAATAAacgaatttatagctcaaacGGTACTGGAATGAGGGgatcaaatcatcaaaacacTCAAAAGCAAATCACATATTGGGGGCCCTAAAAAAGTTTTGACACAATATTATTAGGTTACGTTATCCTTATCATGCTGCCACAGCCAATACAGGATAGCAACAAGAAATGGGCAGAGCCACGACCGCAGAGTTACCTTATCACCTTGCACCAGAAAGCCATTTAGGCCAAAAGCACTTGCCTACTTTCAATCTATCCCAGAAAACTATTTTAGATCTTTTGAACACAAGATGCAGTAATTCTTATGAACACCTGAAGCAGGTTCACGCCTTGGTAGTAAAAACTGGCCATCTTCAGGACCATTTTGTTGCTGGAACTCTGGTCAAGTGCTATGCAAATCCTCAATTTGGTAGCTTAGACTGTTCGATCAAAGTTGTGCAACAGGTTCCCAATCCaaatgttttccttttgaaCTCAATGATTAAAGGGTGTCTAGATAATGAAGAGCACCGTAAGGCACTATCATTTTACTACAGGATGGTAGTTCTGAGTTGTAggactaataattatacatacgCGCCTCTGTTTAAGGCTTGCAGCATGGAACAAGCTGTTGAAGAAGGTCTGCAAATTCATGCTCATGTGGTAAAGAACTCTTTTGCTGAAGATGGCCATGTTAGATGTTCTGGGATTCAGATGTATGCATCTTTTGGACGCGTTGAGGATGCTCGAAAACTGCTTGATGCTGGTGGGGAAACAGATGTAGTCTGTTGCAATGCTATGATTGATGGCTATATGAAATGTGGGGATGTTGATGCTGCAAGAGGGTTCTTTGAGGAAATGGTGAATAAGAACATTGGCTCTTGGAACGCGATGATTAATGGTTTCATGATAAATGGAATGATTGACAAGGCAAAAGATTATTTCAATGAAATGCCAGAGAAAGATGAGATTTCTTGGAGTGTCATGTTGGATGGCTATAACAGAGGAGGACAATTCAAGGAGGCTTTGGAAGTTTTCACAGAAATGCAAAGGGAAAATGTCAAGCTAAGGAAATTCATTCTCTCGAGCGCTCTGGCTACATGTACAAATTTGGGGGCTCTTGGCCAAGGGAAATGGATTCATACTTACATAAGGAGAAATTCAATCCCATTGGATGCAGTATTAGGAACTTCTTTGTTAGACATGTATGCTAAATGCGGACGTATTGACTTGGCATGGGATATTTTTGAGAACATGAAACAGAAAAAGGTCTTTTCTTGGAATGCAATGATTGGGGCACTTGCCATGCATGGTAGAGCAGAGGATGCACTCGACCTCTTCTTCCAGATGCAGAGGGAGAGGTTCAAGCCAAATGACATCACTTTTGTGGCTATTCTCAATGCATGTGCTCATGCTGGATTGGTAGATGAAGGTATGAAGTACTTAAACGACATGAAAGAAGTGTATGGAGTTGAACCCACTGTGGAGCACTATGGCTGTGCTGCTGATATTTTGGGAAGGGCTGGGCTTCTTGGTGAAGCACTTGAACTGATAAACTCTATGCCGATGAAGCCAAATGCAGCTGTTTGGGGAGCACTTCTAGGTGCTTGCAGGATTCACAAAAACATCGAGTTGGCTGAGAAAGTGGGGACAATCTTGCTTGAGATGGAGCCAGAAAATAGCGGGCGCTATGCATTGCTATCAAACATCTATGCAAAGGCAGGAAGATGGGATGATGCTACGAAAATCAGAATGCTAATGAAAGAAAGAGGGGTAAGAACAATTCCTGGAAGAAGCATGATTGACCTGGATGGGGTGGTCCATGAATTCAGAATAGGAGAGCAAACACATCCACAATCGAAGGATGTCTACTTGATGTTGGGACAGATCATGAGAAGACTTCAATTGGAAGGTCATGTACCAAATACATCACAGGTCTTGTTTGATATTGGTGAAGAAGAGAAACAAACTGCCCTCAGATACCACACTGAAAGACTTGCAATAGCTTTTGGACTACTTAAAACTGCACCAGGATCAACTATTCATGTCACAAACAATCTTAGAGTATGTGAGGATTGCCACTCTGTTGTCAAGCttatttccaaaatatacagcaGGCAAATAATTTTGAGAGATCGTGTGCGATATCATCATTTCAGAGATGGGCATTGTTCTTGCAAGGACTTCTGGTAGCTCAGGTTGTTTCTTGATGCCAAAAGCATAGGATTTCTTAGTGAATGTAAGTTCACAATATTCCTAAATGTACTAGATCAAAGTGCCACACCTATATCACATTACCAGAAAAGATTCTATCACTTGAAGAGCTAAGCTGTAAAGAGGGATCGAAACCGATAACTGCTCAGAGAAAATCATCAGATGATCGTGAGGATCCATTTTTGGATACCCTCCTCTTTTTCTCTGCAAAATCAAAGGAAACCATGCATATGTCAGAAGCAGTAGAGGTGCATAGCGTGTTTGGTTTGTAAAATTTGCTCCCTGTCCAATAAGAAAATGACAATCTCAAGCAATCAAGCAAGAATCCTTGTAGTAACTATCAATTTATGTTCAGACAAGCAAGCTCATTTTCCTTCTCAAGCTCAAATTATGACAGAAAcaggtcaaaaaaaaaaaaaaacaaagaatatAAATTTCATCACACACTCCTGGTTGCAATTGCTCCATATTGCAAAACAACGGCTGGAATCAGAGGTTCTAATGAATTTGATGCGCTCCAATGAGGGGTGAGTTCTAAGGTTCAAGAAATCTACATTTTTACTATGAAACCAACGCCCAGAACTTCTTGTCATTGCTGGCACCATAATGAAACCAACACATGAGTCTACATCTATACTATGAAACCAGCACCTGAAATTCTCGTCATTACTGGCATATATCAATTACACCACCACCTTATAATTTCTTTATCATTCCTTTTGAAATCCAGTTGATAGATTGGATAAGTAAATGGAACCGAGTTTATTTTGCCAGACAAAGCTcttcaatttgttttttttttttctgatggtTTTATTCAAGTTAATTGGTTTTTATAATATCTTTATATTAAAGATTGAGTAAATATTTTGTAAGTTCTTCTTTCTTATGCTCTGAGTTTGTCTAACATGCCATGTCAAAGTAGTACCCAATAGAAAATTTAGgcttgtgattccattcatttttggctgatttattctttttctttttttttttaaaataattttcaagtGTTTCAATAATATTAAGTTATATTattcccccccttttttttatttgtctgAGATTTTCCCCCACACCTTAGAATATGAAAAATATTGTCATGGTGTCTCTTGAATTTTATTCTTAGTTTCTATCATAATGCTTCGAATTAGTATTCTACATCTAAACTGCTCAAAAGCAAAATTGTGCTATTGTGAATTTGCAATCATCATTATGTAACATCTTCCACTTTCTCATCCTTATTAGATTTATTCTTCACTCTTGCAAAACTTTTCGATTTTAATACTAACTATCTCTCTTGCTTCTTCTTAAGGGTTTCAATTTCTCTTTCAATTTTACCTTGACGGAAAGCTTGCATTGGATAAGAGAGATATGCT containing:
- the LOC113724641 gene encoding pentatricopeptide repeat-containing protein At5g66520-like, encoding MGRATTAELPYHLAPESHLGQKHLPTFNLSQKTILDLLNTRCSNSYEHLKQVHALVVKTGHLQDHFVAGTLVKCYANPQFGSLDCSIKVVQQVPNPNVFLLNSMIKGCLDNEEHRKALSFYYRMVVLSCRTNNYTYAPLFKACSMEQAVEEGLQIHAHVVKNSFAEDGHVRCSGIQMYASFGRVEDARKLLDAGGETDVVCCNAMIDGYMKCGDVDAARGFFEEMVNKNIGSWNAMINGFMINGMIDKAKDYFNEMPEKDEISWSVMLDGYNRGGQFKEALEVFTEMQRENVKLRKFILSSALATCTNLGALGQGKWIHTYIRRNSIPLDAVLGTSLLDMYAKCGRIDLAWDIFENMKQKKVFSWNAMIGALAMHGRAEDALDLFFQMQRERFKPNDITFVAILNACAHAGLVDEGMKYLNDMKEVYGVEPTVEHYGCAADILGRAGLLGEALELINSMPMKPNAAVWGALLGACRIHKNIELAEKVGTILLEMEPENSGRYALLSNIYAKAGRWDDATKIRMLMKERGVRTIPGRSMIDLDGVVHEFRIGEQTHPQSKDVYLMLGQIMRRLQLEGHVPNTSQVLFDIGEEEKQTALRYHTERLAIAFGLLKTAPGSTIHVTNNLRVCEDCHSVVKLISKIYSRQIILRDRVRYHHFRDGHCSCKDFW